The Calliphora vicina chromosome 3, idCalVici1.1, whole genome shotgun sequence genome contains a region encoding:
- the SP1173 gene encoding uncharacterized protein SP1173: MGAFSRKPRVNKTLISLKVVAFFVLSGISALHILNNRMPSVLGLNFDEYRNITIIASFVSILGPLIAGPLADRFAAKNPNNFGKTLRILTAIFLLITAIIYACLFAVPEVKRGEAHQPLVSFGCDAKGAVIFQQRCSEDNQCHHWKSKVGSVNLTRCTYTCQDPTQYENMYTPWLESIPTPSPSTEHSSEFDYEDESVAAVTESLRTRRNAQHVEQSSELGAAEVMSSEVLSRQKRAFKSAPNKVYVEPPHLCMTELNEEGESVVKHCHVYTDDTSSILVHTVMKAATNVENDTHSAEWCNYPLDGFQCQIPLQQANYMIQLKNNSDCKPMIECQVIDPYGSKGSVLADSECVKIEGDLDATLAGYTAIRILGDIFALACLTLLNTAIVIAVRETSEGRGEVCRQYAWGAVGYVILFSSLDLFFFKEAAGMTVALVLVIVCFVVGALVLLFSSQMPLSPPEWWWHTKTGMLVFPMSAIRKYSPEIFVLTLVAILFGTFWGSIHSYLYWSFLGEYVAYFEGLLLILVLFFNVDKFIEYCGHSNIFIGGFAMFIIRFTALASKDTNWLTNIMEIFEPVILGIVWITIILYMRHAMPRKFTATGQALAVIAFFALGKGFGALIGLVHDDKKGIHTDDDLIKYEWLSVTACIIALIYFVIYNLILAPRCAAKPVHLDDLMSGSASQTFASGAGGTGGNGSAGAALNGNGAGPTNGNANSYSPLRVYHNERGKKGQFRY, translated from the exons ATGGGAGCCTTTTCCAGAAAGCCTAGAGTCAATAAGACTCTAATATCACTGAAAGTGGTAGCCTTCTTTGTACTGAGTG GTATCTCCGCCTTGCATATACTCAACAATCGCATGCCCTCAGTGTTGGGTTTAAATTTCGATGAATATCGCAACATAACCATTATTGCCTCGTTCGTATCCATTTTGGGTCCCCTCATAGCCGGTCCTTTGGCAGATCGTTTTGCCGCCAAAAATCCAAACAACTTCGGCAAGACACTCAGAATATTAACCGCTATATTCCTGCTAATAACCGCTATTATTTATGCCTGTTTGTTTGCGGTGCCCGAGGTGAAACGCGGAGAAGCACATCAGCCGTTAGTTAGTTTCGGTTGTGATGCCAAAGGAGCCGTTATATTCCAGCAACGTTGCTCGGAAGACAATCAATGTCATCACTGGAAGTCCAAGGTAGGCAGTGTTAATCTAACCAGATGTACATACACCTGTCAAGATCCCACAcaatatgaaaatatgtatacacCTTGGTTGGAGAGTATACCCACACCCTCACCCTCCACCGAACATAGCTCCGAATTTGATTATGAAGATGAATCGGTGGCTGCGGTAACAGAGAGTTTAAGAACACGCAGAAATGCCCAACATGTTGAGCAGTCATCTGAATTGGGTGCCGCAGAAGTAATGAGTTCTGAAGTGTTGTCCAGACAGAAGAGAGCTTTCAAATCGGCCCCCAATAAGGTATATGTAGAGCCGCCACACTTGTGTATGACCGAACTTAATGAGGAGGGTGAAAGTGTGGTGAAACACTGTCATGTTTATACCGATGATACCAGCAGTATTTTGGTGCACACCGTCATGAAGGCCGCTACCAATGTAGAGAATGATACACATTCTGCCGAATGGTGTAATTATCCTTTGG ATGGTTTCCAATGTCAGATACCATTGCAACAGGCTAACTACATGATCCAACTGAAGAATAACAGCGACTGCAAGCCCATGATTGAATGCCAGGTTATTGATCCTTATGGCAGCAAAGGCAGCGTTTTGGCCGATAGTGAATGCGTGAAGATCGAAGGTGATTTGGACGCCACTTTGGCTGGTTACACTGCCATACGCATATTGGGCGACATCTTCGCTTTAGCCTGTTTGACATTGCTGAATACCGCCATTGTGATTGCCGTCCGTGAGACTTCCGAGGGTAGAGGAGAAGTTTGCCGTCAATATGCCTGGGGTGCTGTGGGTTATGTGATCCTCTTCAGTTCCTTGGACTTGTTCTTCTTCAAAGAAGCTGCTGGCATGACTGTAGCTTTAGTTTTAGTTATAGTCTGCTTTGTAGTGGGTGCTTTAGTGCTGTTGTTTTCTTCCCAAATGCCTTTGAGTCCACCCGAATGGTGGTGGCATACCAAGACCGGCATGTTGGTCTTTCCCATGTCCGCCATTAGGAAATATAGTCCAgagatttttgttttaacattggTGGCCATTTTGTTTGGCACTTTCTGGGGCAGTATACACAGCTATTTGTACTGGAGCTTTTTGGGAGAATATGTTGCCTATTTCGAGGGCTTGCTTTTGATTTTGGTGTTGttctttaatgtcgataagtttaTAGAATATTGCGGTCATTCGAATATTTTCATTGGCGGCTTTGCCATGTTCATCATACGTTTCACTGCTTTGGCCAGCAAGGACACCAATTGGTTGACCAATATTATGGAGATTTTTGAGCCTGTGATTTTGGGCATTGTCTGGATTACCATTATTTTGTATATGCGTCATGCCATGCCACGTAAATTCACCGCCACTGGCCAGGCTTTGGCTGTTATTGCCTTCTTTGCTTTGGGCAAAGGTTTTGGTGCTTTAATTGGTTTGGTGCACGACGACAAAAAGGGCATACACACCGATGATGATCTCATTAAGTACGAATGGCTATCGGTGACTGCCTGCATTATTGCCTTGATCTATTTCGTGATCTATAATCTAATATTGGCTCCACGTTGTGCCGCCAAACCTGTCCATCTAGATGATTTAATGTCCGGCTCAGCCTCCCAAACATTTGCCAGTGGTGCTGGCGGTACCGGGGGTAATGGCAGCGCAGGCGCCGCCCTTAATGGTAACGGTGCTGGACCCACTAACGGCAATGCCAACAGTTATTCACCCTTAAGAGTGTATCACAACGAAAGAGGAAAGAAGGGTCAATTTaggtattaa